Proteins encoded in a region of the Gammaproteobacteria bacterium genome:
- a CDS encoding MFS transporter — protein MSGNNQFKLLGQRRFLPFFLTQALGAFNDNIFKNALLILIAFRSARELGFNTGILVNLAAILFILPFFLFSSTFGQFADKFEKSRSIRTIKFIEILIMLLAAVSLLSNNLAFMITVLFLLGLQSAAFGPIKHGILPQHLKREELTGGNGLVEMGTFLSILLGTLLGGILVSLPQHSVVWLSVTVLSVAVAGYLASRQIPETPAVAPDLQINWNPISQTIRTFRYIRTDKAVTESILGIAWFWFYGSVFLAQIPNYTQFTLGGTESVTTLILAAFSVGIGTGSIACEKLSNGRVEPGIVPIGAFGLSLFTVHLYLGNPGDSLSPSLSAGEFLTDWHNIRILADIVLIGISGGIFTVPLYAMVQNRTERSHLSRVISGNNILNALFMVLSGLYAIVLISAGFSVPQLFLITGLINIAIALYIFRRVPEFIFRLIIWLSIHFMYRVRCRNLQNIPHDGPCVLVANHVSFVDALVIAGCCKRTVRFVMYYRIFNAPLLGWLFRLANAIPIAPANENREMMCRAFDEIDTALEKGHIVCLFPEGKLTADGEVDRFRKGIERIVARRPVPVVPLALKGLWRSWFSRRRGKALSGLPGNFRGSIELVAGPALAGNKVTAGELETIVRELRGPEQ, from the coding sequence ATGAGCGGGAACAATCAGTTCAAATTGCTGGGACAGAGGCGCTTTCTACCGTTCTTCCTGACCCAGGCCCTGGGCGCCTTCAATGACAATATTTTCAAGAATGCCCTGTTGATCCTGATCGCGTTTCGCAGCGCCCGGGAACTGGGTTTCAACACCGGAATCCTGGTCAACCTGGCGGCGATCCTTTTTATCCTGCCATTCTTTCTTTTCTCATCCACTTTCGGCCAGTTCGCCGATAAATTCGAGAAATCCCGAAGCATCCGCACTATCAAGTTTATCGAGATTCTGATCATGCTGCTGGCGGCGGTCTCGCTGCTGTCAAACAACCTCGCTTTCATGATCACAGTGCTGTTTCTGCTGGGCCTGCAATCAGCGGCATTCGGGCCGATCAAACACGGCATTCTGCCTCAACATCTTAAACGTGAAGAACTGACCGGCGGCAACGGCCTGGTGGAGATGGGCACCTTCCTGTCCATCCTGCTCGGCACCCTGCTGGGCGGCATACTGGTTTCCCTGCCGCAACATAGCGTAGTGTGGCTATCTGTAACCGTGCTGTCGGTCGCAGTCGCCGGGTACCTGGCCAGCCGCCAGATCCCCGAAACACCGGCAGTGGCACCGGATCTGCAGATAAACTGGAACCCCATAAGCCAGACTATCCGCACCTTCAGATACATCCGCACCGACAAGGCGGTGACCGAATCGATCCTCGGGATCGCCTGGTTCTGGTTCTATGGTTCGGTCTTCCTGGCCCAGATTCCCAACTACACACAGTTTACCCTGGGCGGCACAGAATCGGTAACCACCCTGATTCTGGCGGCGTTTTCCGTAGGGATTGGCACTGGCTCAATCGCCTGTGAGAAGCTGTCCAATGGCAGGGTCGAGCCGGGCATCGTGCCAATTGGCGCCTTCGGCCTCAGCCTGTTCACCGTTCACCTTTATCTGGGCAATCCGGGCGACTCACTGTCTCCCAGCCTCAGCGCCGGTGAATTCCTGACCGACTGGCACAATATCCGCATTCTCGCCGACATCGTGCTGATTGGAATCAGCGGGGGAATCTTTACCGTTCCTCTCTACGCCATGGTACAGAACCGAACCGAGCGCAGCCACCTGTCGCGGGTTATTTCCGGCAACAATATTCTGAATGCGCTGTTCATGGTGTTGTCCGGGCTGTATGCCATTGTGCTGATCAGTGCCGGTTTTTCCGTGCCACAACTGTTTCTGATCACCGGCCTGATCAATATCGCCATAGCCCTTTATATCTTCCGTCGTGTTCCTGAATTCATCTTCCGCCTGATCATCTGGCTGTCAATCCACTTCATGTACCGCGTGCGCTGCCGGAACCTGCAGAACATTCCCCATGACGGCCCCTGTGTGCTGGTAGCCAACCATGTAAGTTTCGTGGACGCCCTGGTAATCGCCGGATGCTGCAAACGCACTGTCCGGTTCGTCATGTACTACCGGATATTCAACGCACCACTGCTGGGCTGGCTGTTCCGCCTGGCCAACGCAATCCCGATAGCACCGGCGAATGAAAACCGGGAAATGATGTGCAGAGCTTTTGATGAAATCGACACTGCCCTGGAGAAAGGCCATATTGTCTGCCTGTTCCCGGAAGGCAAGCTGACAGCTGACGGTGAAGTCGATCGCTTCCGCAAGGGTATAGAACGCATAGTGGCCCGGCGGCCGGTACCTGTGGTGCCCCTTGCCCTTAAAGGCCTGTGGCGCTCCTGGTTCAGCCGTCGCCGCGGTAAAGCCTTGAGTGGGCTACCCGGTAACTTCCGCGGCAGTATCGAACTGGTGGCCGGGCCTGCCCTGGCCGGCAACAAGGTGACAGCAGGGGAACTGGAGACCATTGTCAGAGAGCTTCGTGGCCCGGAGCAATAA
- a CDS encoding XRE family transcriptional regulator, with the protein MSESNRLIEALKRELRSQGKTYADLTDVLELSHASVKRLFAEKNFSLHRLEQVLQFLGLELADLVAAMEKDTMRLDELTTDQERQLVADEKLLCTAHALLNRWALDEIIATYTISESEGIHYMALLDRMKLLEMLPGNRYRLLVSRKFRWIPGGPIQKYFEKQLQGDFLNASFNRADEKRVFISSMLSQGSIAALVRKLDKLSNEINELHLEDEKLPLRQKRGISTLLATRPWETRVFTALRRPVCG; encoded by the coding sequence ATGAGTGAAAGCAATCGCCTGATCGAAGCACTTAAACGGGAACTGCGCAGCCAGGGTAAAACCTATGCCGATCTGACCGATGTCCTGGAGCTCTCGCACGCCAGTGTGAAACGCCTGTTCGCAGAGAAGAACTTTTCGCTGCACCGTCTTGAGCAGGTACTCCAGTTTCTGGGCCTCGAACTGGCCGATCTGGTGGCCGCCATGGAGAAGGACACTATGCGGCTTGACGAACTTACCACGGACCAGGAGCGCCAGCTGGTGGCGGATGAGAAACTGCTTTGCACGGCGCATGCCCTGCTCAACCGCTGGGCACTTGACGAAATTATCGCCACCTATACTATTTCGGAGTCCGAAGGCATCCATTACATGGCGCTTCTCGACCGCATGAAATTACTCGAGATGCTCCCCGGTAACCGCTACAGGCTACTAGTGTCCAGGAAATTCCGCTGGATTCCGGGTGGTCCGATTCAGAAATATTTCGAGAAACAGCTGCAGGGTGATTTTCTCAACGCGTCTTTCAACCGCGCCGATGAAAAAAGGGTATTCATCAGCTCCATGCTGTCCCAGGGGTCCATCGCCGCGCTGGTGCGCAAACTGGACAAGCTCAGCAACGAGATAAACGAGCTGCATCTGGAAGATGAGAAACTGCCCCTGCGGCAGAAACGTGGCATCAGCACCCTGCTCGCTACCCGGCCCTGGGAAACCCGGGTTTTCACTGCCCTGCGTCGCCCGGTTTGCGGCTAG
- the rrtA gene encoding rhombosortase: protein MPTVTAFLFILVALGLNGQPASDLFWFNREMIEAGQWWRLLTGHLVHFSMPHLLLNGLAFYLLAGQIRKLAGTETLHRLLALLMSGTGLGLYLLVPAMIQYGGLSAINYGLLAWLALHDRNPLLARASGKGRSRLRVLFVALPVGLCALQWWQGLSVVPGLAAGDGPAVAWQAHLIAIILAVMVGRIVAPGSKREIVVAEPPKAGTAPEGNVAIPHRTPPLSTRRLDYE from the coding sequence ATGCCGACTGTAACAGCCTTTCTGTTTATTCTCGTCGCCCTGGGCCTTAATGGCCAGCCCGCCAGTGATCTGTTCTGGTTCAATCGTGAGATGATCGAGGCTGGTCAGTGGTGGCGCCTGCTGACCGGACATCTGGTTCACTTCTCAATGCCTCACCTGCTGCTCAATGGCCTCGCTTTTTATCTGTTGGCCGGACAGATCAGAAAACTGGCTGGGACGGAAACCCTGCACCGGTTACTGGCGCTGTTGATGAGCGGTACGGGCCTTGGCCTCTACCTGCTGGTCCCGGCCATGATTCAATACGGAGGCCTCTCGGCCATAAATTACGGGTTACTCGCCTGGCTGGCCCTGCATGACAGGAATCCGCTCCTGGCCCGGGCATCCGGCAAAGGGCGGAGCAGACTGCGCGTTCTGTTCGTCGCATTGCCGGTCGGCCTGTGTGCCCTGCAGTGGTGGCAGGGTCTGAGCGTTGTTCCCGGTCTGGCCGCAGGTGACGGGCCGGCCGTGGCGTGGCAGGCCCACCTGATTGCGATCATCCTGGCTGTAATGGTGGGCCGGATTGTGGCACCGGGCAGTAAGCGAGAGATAGTCGTAGCGGAACCGCCAAAAGCTGGCACGGCACCTGAAGGCAACGTGGCGATCCCCCACCGGACTCCACCCCTATCGACCCGGAGACTTGATTATGAGTGA
- a CDS encoding NAD-binding protein gives MGRSSESSSASTRPTVKANFLRTATSRLTQLLKRRNARSLTRFVFTLLTLVTSFAVIFRLLMLYEGQQHSWLTGFYWTLTTMSTLGYGDVAFVTDIGRIFSMVVLLSGIIFMLVLLPFTFIELFYEPWMESRAAHRVPRTVPKEMQEHVILTYYDPVVMALIPKLVQFKYPYVVILPELEDVLHLSDQGVNVIHGELSDPDTYQKAGLERAALVATTRQDIANTSVVFTVRGITPDIPVISTARDNSAVEVLKLAGCNRVLDLTHLMAEALARRAIGGKQFSHIIGRIDDLLIAEVDASQTTLVGMGYGEAQASTSVSIVGFWARGNFEIGQPESVIDANTVLVMAGSTQQIKQFNAGYKNDTTQKKWAPVIIIGGGRVGRATAAALKRRSIESVIVENLKERVLDREKYIHGSAADKSTLIKAGIESAPTVIITTRDDETNIYLTIFCRLLRPDIQIISRSTLEQNVAGLHRAGSDIVMSYASMGANALFNLLQRSDLLMIAEGLNVFKIPVPKGLAGRTLAEANIRHLTGCSVIGIDGDEKTMTNPMPDSILPEAGEMVLIGTPAGEAEFFSVFGSR, from the coding sequence TTGGGCCGTTCTTCAGAAAGCTCCTCAGCCAGCACCAGGCCGACTGTCAAAGCGAATTTCTTGCGGACGGCGACATCGCGATTAACGCAGCTACTCAAGCGAAGAAACGCCCGTTCGCTTACCCGGTTCGTATTTACGCTGCTAACGCTCGTCACTTCGTTTGCGGTGATCTTTCGGCTCTTGATGCTCTATGAGGGACAGCAGCATTCCTGGCTGACCGGCTTTTATTGGACGCTCACTACCATGTCCACGCTGGGCTATGGCGATGTTGCATTTGTCACCGACATCGGCCGCATCTTTTCCATGGTGGTCTTGCTGTCTGGCATTATTTTCATGCTGGTGTTACTGCCATTTACCTTTATCGAGCTTTTCTATGAGCCGTGGATGGAGTCCAGAGCAGCCCACCGGGTTCCGCGGACTGTGCCAAAAGAAATGCAGGAGCATGTCATCCTGACTTACTACGATCCGGTAGTCATGGCATTGATCCCAAAGCTGGTTCAGTTCAAGTACCCCTACGTGGTGATACTTCCCGAGCTTGAAGACGTCCTGCACTTAAGCGATCAGGGGGTTAATGTTATACACGGCGAGTTGAGTGACCCTGACACCTATCAGAAGGCGGGGCTGGAGAGAGCCGCCCTGGTTGCCACAACCCGTCAGGATATCGCCAATACCTCCGTGGTGTTTACTGTTAGAGGTATTACGCCCGATATCCCGGTAATCTCCACGGCAAGAGATAACTCGGCTGTCGAGGTATTAAAGCTTGCCGGCTGCAACAGGGTGCTTGACCTTACCCATTTGATGGCGGAAGCCCTGGCGCGTCGTGCGATTGGCGGTAAACAGTTCAGCCATATCATTGGTCGGATTGATGATTTGCTGATCGCAGAAGTCGATGCCTCGCAAACCACCCTGGTGGGGATGGGATACGGTGAAGCCCAGGCAAGTACCAGTGTGAGCATCGTCGGCTTCTGGGCGCGAGGTAACTTCGAGATCGGGCAGCCAGAAAGCGTAATTGATGCCAACACCGTACTTGTAATGGCAGGCTCGACCCAGCAAATAAAGCAATTCAACGCAGGTTATAAGAACGACACAACTCAGAAAAAGTGGGCGCCGGTGATAATTATTGGCGGCGGGCGAGTGGGAAGAGCCACTGCAGCGGCCCTGAAGCGGCGGAGTATCGAATCTGTAATAGTTGAGAATTTGAAAGAACGAGTACTGGATCGCGAGAAGTACATTCACGGGTCAGCAGCGGATAAATCCACCCTGATAAAAGCCGGCATAGAAAGCGCGCCCACTGTCATCATCACGACCAGAGACGATGAGACCAATATCTACCTGACGATTTTCTGCCGCTTGTTGCGCCCTGATATCCAGATTATCAGCCGCTCCACATTAGAACAGAACGTGGCCGGGCTGCACCGCGCCGGATCGGATATTGTTATGTCCTACGCTTCGATGGGGGCAAATGCGCTATTCAATTTGCTGCAGCGCAGCGATTTGCTGATGATTGCCGAGGGCTTGAACGTTTTTAAAATACCGGTACCAAAAGGACTGGCAGGCAGAACACTGGCCGAAGCAAACATCCGCCATCTGACTGGTTGCAGCGTGATAGGCATTGATGGCGATGAAAAAACCATGACCAACCCCATGCCGGATTCAATCCTGCCGGAAGCCGGCGAGATGGTGCTGATCGGAACCCCTGCGGGCGAGGCCGAGTTCTTCAGCGTATTCGGGTCCAGATAG
- a CDS encoding MFS transporter, which translates to MDRRQRKVVASLVFQQPARQSHTVSTTSVRFRLLPTYRTLIVLMIAQCFGQTAAPILVLLGGLVGAQIAPSPNLATLPIAIQITGIASAAIPASFLMSWVGRKAGFLIGTAVAVIGALLAAQAIYLQSFLLFVVASFLIGNYIAFLQQFRFAVAESVPSELVPKSLSILMLAGIVAALLGPEVGSRFSDVEGLPLYAGSFLGLAVMLSVSFFILLLFYRNTSSVFNQSDGLSRPLGEILRQPKLILAVAAAALAYSIMSLVMTATPLSMHEVDQHSLGVTARVIQTHILAMYLPSFLSGLLISKFGVLRIIKVGLVLMLACVIVGWGQPEIIHYFGTLIFLGIGWNFLFLGGTTLLTQSYRNAERFKVQAFNDFVVFGLQAVGSLSAGVLLATGGWNGVMAFALVGVLLLLPLVLVTGRAFSNKSEHPKPEVV; encoded by the coding sequence GTGGACCGGCGTCAAAGAAAAGTTGTCGCTTCATTGGTTTTTCAACAGCCTGCCAGACAAAGCCACACGGTCAGCACCACTTCAGTGAGATTCCGCCTCTTGCCGACTTATCGAACATTAATTGTCCTTATGATCGCGCAGTGCTTTGGTCAGACTGCCGCACCCATTCTCGTATTACTGGGCGGGCTGGTGGGTGCACAGATCGCCCCGTCGCCAAACCTGGCGACGCTGCCCATAGCTATTCAGATAACCGGTATCGCCAGTGCAGCAATACCTGCGTCCTTCCTGATGTCATGGGTTGGCAGAAAAGCCGGCTTTCTTATCGGAACTGCTGTGGCGGTTATTGGGGCATTGCTTGCTGCCCAGGCCATCTACCTGCAGTCTTTCCTGCTCTTCGTCGTCGCCTCTTTTCTGATCGGAAACTACATTGCTTTTCTTCAACAATTTCGGTTCGCAGTGGCTGAATCGGTTCCGAGTGAACTGGTTCCGAAGAGCCTGTCCATTCTGATGCTGGCAGGGATTGTGGCAGCCTTGCTTGGGCCTGAAGTGGGTTCCCGGTTCAGCGACGTAGAAGGTTTGCCACTCTATGCTGGTTCGTTTTTGGGCCTGGCTGTGATGTTGTCGGTGTCATTTTTCATCCTGCTGCTGTTCTACAGGAACACGAGTAGCGTCTTTAACCAAAGCGATGGTTTATCGCGTCCTTTAGGAGAGATTCTTCGTCAGCCGAAGCTGATCCTCGCGGTTGCTGCTGCCGCTCTTGCTTACAGCATTATGAGCCTGGTAATGACCGCGACCCCGTTGAGCATGCATGAAGTCGATCAGCATTCACTGGGGGTGACTGCCCGGGTTATTCAGACGCATATTCTTGCCATGTATTTGCCTTCGTTCTTAAGTGGCCTGTTGATCTCGAAGTTCGGCGTGCTCAGGATAATCAAGGTAGGGCTCGTTCTTATGCTGGCATGCGTTATCGTTGGCTGGGGCCAGCCAGAGATAATCCACTACTTTGGCACGTTGATCTTTCTAGGTATCGGGTGGAATTTTCTGTTTCTCGGCGGCACAACATTATTAACACAAAGTTACAGAAATGCCGAACGGTTTAAGGTTCAGGCATTTAATGATTTTGTCGTATTTGGACTGCAGGCGGTAGGTTCGCTGAGTGCGGGGGTTCTGCTGGCGACCGGCGGATGGAATGGAGTGATGGCGTTTGCGCTGGTCGGGGTTTTGTTGCTGTTGCCGCTCGTGTTGGTTACGGGGCGAGCATTTTCGAATAAGAGTGAGCATCCGAAACCAGAAGTGGTCTGA
- a CDS encoding phosphatase PAP2 family protein: MSQIPITPAFLRSHIYWPLAAFLVVLLTIEVGGLDLKLADLIYSVSGNSWSLRSAWITNDLIHEGGRNLVGIGALLLLGLWLSSCFLARLKPWRKGWLFILVTACLAALSINILKRLTHTDCPWDLLRYGGSEPYVELFSALPSGKEPGACFPAGHASAGWSWFALYYWAMEYADRWRKPMLFAVLLAGFVFGASQQLRGAHFISHDLWTVALCWFLTTGLYLGFFHSPYLEEP; the protein is encoded by the coding sequence ATGTCACAAATCCCTATAACCCCGGCCTTCCTGCGGAGCCATATTTACTGGCCGCTCGCTGCTTTCCTCGTGGTTTTGCTCACTATCGAAGTCGGCGGTCTGGACCTCAAGCTGGCGGATCTGATCTACAGTGTTTCGGGGAACAGCTGGTCCCTGCGTTCTGCCTGGATCACCAATGACCTGATACACGAAGGGGGCCGGAACCTGGTCGGCATCGGGGCACTGCTATTGCTCGGTCTGTGGTTGAGCAGTTGCTTTCTTGCCAGGTTGAAACCCTGGCGCAAAGGCTGGCTGTTTATTCTGGTCACGGCTTGCCTGGCGGCGCTTTCGATCAATATTCTGAAGCGTCTTACCCACACTGATTGCCCCTGGGATCTGCTGCGCTACGGGGGCTCGGAACCCTATGTAGAACTGTTTTCGGCCCTGCCTTCCGGCAAGGAGCCCGGTGCCTGTTTTCCGGCTGGTCATGCCAGTGCCGGCTGGTCCTGGTTCGCTCTTTATTACTGGGCGATGGAGTACGCAGACCGCTGGCGCAAGCCAATGCTGTTTGCTGTCCTGCTGGCAGGCTTTGTTTTCGGGGCTTCTCAGCAGCTCAGGGGCGCCCACTTCATTTCCCATGATCTATGGACAGTCGCACTATGCTGGTTCCTGACCACAGGGCTTTATCTGGGTTTTTTTCACAGCCCATATCTTGAAGAGCCATAA
- a CDS encoding phosphoethanolamine--lipid A transferase, translating to MSPLKLGKPLFRVTISNLILLTAAFFTLFYNLAFFRNSYQVYATEPGSLWFMASLCVFLFAVTVLLLCVLCIRFLTKPVLVLVIMTAASASYFMNRYNIVIDATMLTNVVETDAREVGDLISPWLFVQLLFLGILPSLLVLNTQVACKSFPREVWNRVKLSGFALVLMVVSLLPFSPYYASFFREHKILRYYSNPVTALYSGGRFLNAAVDGQGSDKIASLGLDAHIPVDDQQRELIVLVVGEAVRSDHLGLNNYQRQTTPMLAKRDVVSFTDVYSCGTATAYSVPCMFSLQERRNFDLDDAKHQENLLDVLRHAGVHVLWRDNNSDSKGVAHAITFEDFTSSARNPACDVECRDIGMLDGLDEFIQERPEGDIVIVMHQMGNHGPAYYKRFPDEFAVYQPYCQSNRLETCSQAEIVNAYDNAILYTDHFLDQVIRLLEKYDDGFETAMYYMSDHGESLGESGLYLHGLPYLLAPDNQKHVASILWLGKNYQTNRSALAAMRDIKLSHDNYFHTVLGLMEIQTAVYDSDKDIIPRGSQLSLN from the coding sequence ATGTCGCCTTTGAAACTTGGAAAGCCGCTCTTCAGAGTCACTATCAGCAACTTGATCTTGCTGACAGCTGCCTTTTTCACCCTGTTCTACAATCTGGCTTTCTTCCGCAATTCCTATCAGGTCTATGCCACTGAACCTGGCAGCCTCTGGTTCATGGCCTCGCTTTGTGTCTTTCTGTTCGCGGTCACTGTTCTGCTGCTTTGTGTCCTGTGTATTCGTTTCTTGACCAAGCCGGTGCTTGTCCTGGTCATTATGACCGCGGCCAGCGCCAGCTACTTTATGAATCGTTATAACATTGTCATTGATGCGACCATGTTGACCAATGTCGTCGAAACCGATGCCAGGGAAGTTGGCGACCTGATCAGCCCCTGGCTGTTTGTCCAGCTGCTTTTTCTCGGTATTCTTCCGTCACTTCTGGTACTGAATACACAAGTTGCCTGCAAAAGCTTTCCGCGCGAAGTGTGGAATCGGGTGAAACTCTCAGGGTTTGCTCTGGTGCTGATGGTCGTCAGCCTGTTGCCTTTTTCCCCTTACTACGCAAGCTTTTTTCGTGAGCACAAGATACTTCGCTACTATTCCAATCCGGTAACAGCACTGTACTCGGGTGGCCGGTTCCTCAACGCAGCCGTGGATGGGCAGGGCAGCGATAAAATAGCCAGCCTAGGTCTTGACGCACATATTCCGGTTGATGACCAGCAGCGGGAACTGATTGTGCTGGTCGTCGGTGAGGCAGTGCGATCAGACCACCTGGGCCTGAACAATTACCAGCGTCAGACTACCCCGATGCTGGCAAAGCGTGACGTAGTCAGCTTTACCGACGTTTATTCCTGTGGCACTGCCACCGCCTATTCGGTGCCCTGCATGTTTTCCCTGCAAGAACGCCGTAATTTTGACCTTGATGATGCCAAACACCAGGAGAATCTACTGGACGTGCTGAGACACGCAGGGGTTCACGTTCTCTGGCGCGACAATAATTCCGACTCGAAGGGGGTTGCGCATGCAATTACCTTTGAGGATTTCACTTCCTCCGCACGCAACCCTGCTTGTGACGTGGAATGTCGCGATATCGGCATGCTGGATGGATTGGATGAGTTTATTCAAGAGCGGCCGGAAGGTGACATCGTTATTGTCATGCACCAGATGGGAAACCACGGCCCCGCCTATTACAAGCGCTTTCCGGACGAGTTTGCTGTTTACCAACCCTATTGCCAGTCCAATCGCCTGGAAACCTGCAGCCAGGCCGAAATTGTCAACGCTTATGACAACGCCATCCTTTACACGGACCACTTCCTCGACCAGGTAATTCGACTACTTGAAAAGTACGACGACGGTTTTGAAACCGCCATGTACTACATGAGCGACCATGGCGAATCGCTGGGCGAAAGCGGGCTCTACCTGCACGGTCTGCCTTATCTTCTTGCGCCCGACAATCAAAAGCATGTCGCCTCGATACTCTGGCTGGGGAAAAACTACCAGACGAATCGCTCGGCATTGGCTGCCATGAGAGACATAAAGCTGTCCCATGATAACTATTTCCACACTGTTCTCGGCCTGATGGAAATCCAGACAGCTGTTTATGACAGTGACAAGGACATCATTCCTCGCGGCAGCCAGCTGTCCTTAAATTAG
- a CDS encoding sulfatase-like hydrolase/transferase: MHINSNVYLLCTWCFTAAVLSNSLPKSLCQNLRDYLYRFLLISSYAFIYLLPTLFILWLTQRWPVLQVTVTVMLSMLTIALLHANGRLYNLYGFHFNGFVWNLLTTPGGLASIGADQTNLALVARYLVTLIGGAAACLATSVILNDLHAHWSWVLSGFVILTLGERVMYSLAYAQVYGPIMSLADSMIFFQPMKMNKFLSSVGYKVKPREKAISMKMQSEGLVSYPLTDIRLNKVEKPYNIIFLVAESLREKNIFKPDIMPLSTEFVSRHGVNFTQHISGGNCTRQALFALFYGLYGSYWDSFLRQQKPPVLMEVLDQYNYQYFLYTSSRFTYPELDKTVFRTVPSELLIETNDGEPWTRDIRNTDMLLNAIDSRNKNLPFMGFVFYEATHARYSFPEEKALRQDYLRSLDYIGLKAESLEPMIDGMFSRYVNSANFLDSQLGRVFDYLEKNDRLKDTIVIATGDHGEEFMEHGRWGHNSSFSNEQIHVPMIICHPDVKPGTVDTLTSHMDIPGMLLETLGVTNPLSDYSLGESLFNSETHSHAVVASWSDLGIVSDKGKLVIPFKGTTQHEHLASSRDDAPGILSSLTQSLAPEITRVIRNSRKFLG; this comes from the coding sequence GTGCACATTAACAGTAACGTTTATCTCCTTTGTACCTGGTGTTTTACCGCAGCAGTCCTTTCCAACAGCCTGCCCAAGTCGCTGTGTCAGAATCTTAGAGATTATCTGTACCGCTTTCTGCTGATATCCAGTTACGCCTTTATCTATCTGCTGCCTACCCTGTTTATTCTTTGGCTCACACAACGATGGCCTGTTCTTCAAGTGACGGTCACGGTGATGCTCAGCATGCTCACTATTGCGCTTCTTCATGCCAACGGCAGACTCTACAACCTGTACGGCTTTCATTTTAACGGATTCGTATGGAATCTTCTGACTACACCTGGGGGGCTTGCTTCTATAGGTGCGGACCAGACTAACCTGGCATTGGTGGCTCGTTACCTGGTAACGCTCATTGGAGGGGCTGCTGCCTGTCTTGCAACCTCGGTAATACTAAACGACCTGCACGCTCACTGGTCCTGGGTGCTAAGTGGCTTTGTGATATTGACGCTGGGAGAAAGAGTTATGTATAGCCTGGCCTACGCACAGGTTTATGGGCCGATCATGTCACTGGCAGACTCCATGATCTTTTTTCAGCCCATGAAGATGAATAAGTTCCTCTCGTCGGTCGGTTATAAGGTAAAGCCACGCGAAAAAGCCATCAGCATGAAGATGCAAAGCGAGGGGTTGGTTAGCTATCCCCTGACGGATATCCGCTTGAATAAAGTAGAAAAGCCCTACAATATTATTTTCCTGGTGGCTGAATCACTGCGCGAAAAAAATATCTTTAAACCCGATATAATGCCGCTCTCAACCGAATTCGTCAGCAGACACGGGGTAAATTTCACCCAGCATATTTCTGGAGGAAACTGCACGCGCCAGGCTCTATTCGCCTTGTTTTACGGCCTCTATGGTAGCTACTGGGATAGTTTTTTACGCCAGCAGAAACCGCCGGTTCTGATGGAGGTATTGGATCAGTACAATTATCAGTATTTTCTCTATACCAGTTCCCGGTTCACCTACCCGGAGCTGGATAAAACTGTGTTTCGGACAGTACCCTCTGAATTGTTGATTGAAACCAACGACGGTGAACCCTGGACACGGGATATACGAAATACTGACATGCTGTTGAATGCAATAGATAGCCGAAATAAGAACCTTCCTTTTATGGGTTTTGTGTTTTATGAGGCCACCCACGCCCGCTATTCTTTCCCGGAAGAAAAGGCGCTTAGACAGGATTACCTGCGCTCACTGGATTACATTGGTCTCAAAGCGGAGAGTCTCGAGCCAATGATAGATGGCATGTTTTCCAGGTACGTCAACTCGGCTAATTTCCTGGACTCACAGCTTGGAAGGGTATTTGACTACCTGGAAAAAAATGACAGATTGAAAGACACCATTGTCATCGCCACCGGGGACCATGGCGAGGAATTTATGGAACATGGTCGCTGGGGGCATAATTCGAGTTTTTCCAACGAACAGATCCATGTGCCAATGATTATTTGCCACCCGGATGTTAAACCCGGGACGGTTGACACACTAACCAGCCATATGGACATTCCCGGCATGCTGCTGGAAACACTGGGAGTTACAAACCCTTTAAGTGACTATAGCCTGGGTGAATCCTTGTTTAATTCTGAGACGCACAGTCATGCGGTAGTAGCTTCCTGGAGCGACCTGGGCATTGTCAGCGACAAGGGTAAGCTGGTCATTCCGTTCAAGGGAACAACGCAGCATGAACACCTCGCAAGCAGCCGTGACGACGCGCCGGGTATTCTCAGCAGTCTGACCCAATCATTAGCCCCGGAAATCACCCGGGTTATTCGCAACTCCAGGAAATTCCTTGGGTAA